A DNA window from Lutra lutra chromosome 8, mLutLut1.2, whole genome shotgun sequence contains the following coding sequences:
- the GRAP2 gene encoding GRB2-related adapter protein 2, which translates to MEAIAKFDFTASGEDELSFHTGDVLKILSNQEEWFKAELGSQEGYVPKNFIDIQFPEWFHEGLSRHQAENLLMGKEIGFFIIRASQSSPGDFSISVRHEDDVQHFKVMRDNKGNYFLWTEKFPSLNKLVDYYRTTSISKQKQIFLRDRTREDQGHRGNSLDRRPQGGPHLSGVVGEEMRPSMLRKLSDHPAPPPSQYPPAPPAQQHRCLQHPHFHQDRRGGSLDINDGHCGMGVGSEMNAALMHRRHTDPVQLQVAGRVRWARALYDFEALEDDELGFRCGEVVEVLDSSNASWWTGRLHNKLGLFPANYVAPMIR; encoded by the exons ATCTTAAGTAACCAAGAGGAGTGGTTCAAGGCGGAGCTTGGGAGCCAAGAAGGATATGTGCCCAAGAATTTTATAGACATCCAGTTTCCTGA ATGGTTTCATGAAGGTCTCTCACGACACCAGGCAGAGAACCTACTTATGGGCAAGGAGATTGGTTTCTTCATCATCCGGGCCAGCCAGAGCTCCCCAGGGGACTTCTCCATCTCCGTCAG GCATGAAGATGACGTTCAGCACTTCAAGGTCATGAGAGACAACAAGGGTAATTACTTCCTATGGACAGAGAAGTTTCCATCTCTAAATAAGCTGGTGGACTACTACAGGACGACTTCCATCTCCAAACAGAAGCAGATCTTTCTGAGGGATAGAACCCGAGAGGATCAG GGTCACCGGGGCAACAGCCTGGACCGGAGGCCCCAGGGAGGCCCGCACCTCAGTGGGGTTGTGGGAGAAGAAATGCGGCCTTCCATGCTCCGGAAGCTGTCGGACCACCCGGCACCGCCTCCCTCGCAGTACCCCCCGgcacccccagcccagcagcaCCGCTGTCTGCAGCACCCCCACTTCCACCAG GACCGCCGAGGAGGCAGCCTTGACATAAACGATGGGCACTGTGGCATGGGCGTGGGCAGCGAAATGAACGCCGCCCTCATGCACCGGAGACACACGGACCCTGTGCAGCTCCAAGTGGCCGGG CGAGTGCGGTGGGCCCGGGCGCTCTACGACTTCGAGGCCCTCGAGGACGACGAGCTGGGCTTCCGCTGCGGAGAGGTGGTCGAGGTCCTGGACAGCTCCAACGCGTCGTGGTGGACCGGCCGCCTGCACAACAAACTGGGCCTCTTCCCCGCCAACTACGTGGCACCCATGATCCGATGA